One Mugil cephalus isolate CIBA_MC_2020 chromosome 8, CIBA_Mcephalus_1.1, whole genome shotgun sequence genomic window carries:
- the kat6a gene encoding histone acetyltransferase KAT6A isoform X1, with translation MVKLANPTYTQWILEAIKKVKKQKQRPSEERICNAVSMSHGLDRKTVLEQLELSVKDGTILKVTNKGLNSYKDPENPGRLAPPKLKGGGSSGGGSGGGGGGSSSGGGSSHSHSGKKPGLDWNKLIKRALEGLHEPGGSSLKNIERFLKCQADVAAYLSSSGSVGSGLFHQQLRVALKRAVAHGRVAKQGPLFQLISRSSSQDDGTGTVSLESLPPVRLLPHEKDKPVAEPIPICSFCLGTKEQNRDKKPEELISCADCGNSGHPSCLKFSPELTARVKALWWQCIECKTCSSCQDQGKNADNMLFCDSCDRGFHMECCDPPLTRMPKGMWICQICQPRKKGKKLLHEKAAQIKRRYNAPLGRPKNRPGRPFKKLGGRGRRKRSASAHSSSSSSCEGYPGDDRLLFSMRDDDDLSHSSLRFNNKTKGLIDALTKFFTPSPEGRKARQEVVDYSQQCRIRKKSSRKGEGDDRGDNQEGSDWRDEDDKLPGHENLTEKDIELFRHIQELALQKVGVTGPPDPQMRCPSVIEFGKFEIQTWYSSPYPQEYSRLPKLYLCEFCLRYMKSRSILYQHMKKCCWFHPPANEIYRKDDVSVFEVDGNVSTIYCQNLCLLAKLFLDHKTLYYDVEPFLFYVLTQNDSKGCHLVGYFSKEKHCQQKYNVSCIMILPQYQRKGYGRFLIDFSYLLSKREGQPGSPEKPLSDLGRLSYMAYWRSVVLECLHEVRDRQITIRQLSKLTGICPQDITATLHSLNMLEQRGDRLVLVRREKLVTNHMARLKARPRQLDVDPECLRWTPVIVTNTVVSDAEGDDDDDEEEEDPVEDNRKEIKPSHKVTSMSWHMRQAKMREEEEEEEEEEERKNFLGFPISHSSPTSPPVRCPPAVPEPQRPPPPTNGERRPRGRPPKNWPWGKVKDNTRVGRPPKIRPVQDEDDEDEERTQGGKNTGSTCSPPSLFSLDRKADSTAFHSLDMARHPSITPTRRGRPPRKKRGPKPRLPEGPAEGLTQLPVMSRLNDPSPVRKSCFSESSEEEEEDDDEEDEERRACSPPILTKPAMGLKCKKPARKRRFRQRSHPHSSVVTETISETTEVLDEPFVDSDSERPMPRLEEETPLGHPLRRYPPARSAMRLSDLAPKRGRHSNLTDSEEDELTPVLKSAAALPSAPSETSVANPEVPVKKKKGWPKGKSRKPLHWKKRGPGKPPSGGPNQRAATDGQVQSGDPQPAKIKMKPGRKPRSWYLQRAQEEAERQEQERQRLLDRQLDKDPQLLQTDDRNSKRVCRTNTDRDNKQKDSDEEDDYLPKPVETKVPKRRGRPPKNRSLLQPPQPAPKPPPTSEPEEEEDEDEETERTWEEDKPSRPPSRPLLSPSSSSSTSGPRAPQSRPQDTEMADREEDDDDEEREEEESVSLASGGGSINRRAAITPGPGSRRNEDHDADDEGDGHLEDKTNNSKKRKGQDSEDEDDEEDEEEEPASRANSPPVKEEPQGGEAFLDMENSVAREYVSKQEEDEEEEEEAEEDVQDPKCQPSSADPQQEERRRREQEESAAAAAAVETVTAMSVPSEPMELQPLHPEDKDVTLLIDTQHTHQHSHPHQHSDFKEELGHHPHHPHHHSNELDLETMQAVQSLTQGEAQDEETEPQPHHGAYQDCEETLAACRTLQSYSHTGEAEEEAMALVEECGPSQHSSPLPNPPVPPLPSQSVRSVNSPGLPSGIVDTPAGQRGGTPGPTGAGSSNGGAGGGYTQITPEHPSSLSAPSQQNMETSPMMDVPSVSDHSQQVVDSGFSDLGSIESTTENYDNPSSYDSTMGGGGNGTGNGGNGGGMSAAVVAGASTASSSSVSSSSSSATPSSSSQSNSCSFVPAPSLTSSTGNGGSQLAMGSCSLIQQTGPGPNSGPGASNVGSAVPQPPPPPPPSNTPSCGIKSPQSCGVIERPPSTNQQQQQQQQQQQQQQQQQQQQQQPQKKVPQQPPQQQQQQAPNPQPPPSAPPPPPPQQALSQCSMGNGFASTPMIMEIPESGGGGGGRTLYERMGQDFGTGGYPQPTATFSLAKLQQLTNTIMDPHAMPYSHSPSVTSYATSVSLSNPGLAPSPHTPLPQGMTPPPNLSSGSMNLSSLQLQCNMPTTNIGLGPPPHTQRLQGQMATVKGHISIRSKATQQLAPAPHQQQLYSRSSGAVAMQSTPRTLAVQRGMMPNLMPTPAPYNSMNMTPLNAGYRMPQPMMNSGYHSNPAYMNQPAQYPMQMQMGMMGGQGYPQQPMQPNHHGNMMYTGPSHHSYASVPKQSPYMSR, from the exons CCGGTGGCGGAGCCCATCCCCATCTGCAGCTTCTGTTTGGGGACTAAGGAGCAGAATCGCGATAAGAAACCAGAGGAGCTCATCTCCTGCGCCGACTGTGGCAATAGTG GCCACCCGTCCTGTCTCAAGTTCTCCCCAGAGCTCACAGCGCGAGTCAAAGCACTGTGGTGGCAGTGCATCGAATGCAAGACTTGCAGCAGCTGTCAAGATCAAGGAAAGAATGCG gACAACATGTTGTTCTGTGACTCCTGTGACCGGGGCTTTCACATGGAGTGTTGCGATCCTCCCCTCACGCGGATGCCAAAAG GCATGTGGATTTGTCAAATCTGCCAACCcaggaaaaagggaaagaagcTCTTACACGAAAAGGCAGCACAAATCAAAAGACGCTACAACGCTCCGCTGGGACGGCCCAAGAACAG GCCAGGGCGGCCCTTCAAGAAGCTGGGAGGGCGCGGTCGACGGAAGCGCTCAGCTTCAGCACACtcatcctccagctcctcctgcgaGGGTTACCCTGGTGACGACAGGCTGCTGTTTTCGATGCGAGATGACGACGACCTGTCTCACAGCAGCCTGCGCTTCAACAATAAGACCAAGGGTCTCATCGACGCCCTCACAAAGTTCTTCACGCCGTCGCCCGAGGGCCGTAAGGCACGGCAGGAGGTGGTGGACTACTCGCAGCAATGCCGCATACGAAAGAAATCCAGTCgcaaaggagaaggagatgacAGGGGTG ACAATCAGGAGGGCAGTGACTGGCGCGATGAAGACGACAAACTTCCAGGCCACGAGAACCTGACAGAAAAAGACATTGAGCTGTTCAGACACATCCAGGAGCTGGCACTACAG AAAGTGGGGGTGACGGGTCCACCAGACCCTCAGATGCGCTGCCCGTCTGTTATCGAATTTGGCAAATTTGAAATCCAGACATGGTATTCATCTCCCTACCCGCAGGAGTACAGCAG ACTACCGAAGCTCTACCTGTGTGAGTTTTGCCTACGCTACATGAAGAGTCGCAGCATCCTCTACCAGCACATGAAGAAGTGCTGCTGGTTTCACCCTCCCGCCAATGAGATCTACAGGAAGGACGACGTCTCTGTGTTTGAG GTTGATGGGAATGTGAGCACAATCTACTGTCAGAATCTGTGTCTACTGGCCAAACTATTCCTGGACCATAAGACCCTCTACTATGATGTGGAGCCCTTCCTTTTCTACGTCCTGACCCAAAACGACAGCAAGGGCTGCCACCTCGTCGGCTACTTTTCCAAG gagaAGCACTGTCAACAGAAATACAACGTATCATGCATCATGATTCTTCCACAGTACCAGCGCAAGGGCTACGGACGTTTTCTCATCGACTTCA GCTACTTACTGTCAAAGAGAGAGGGTCAACCAGGATCTCCAGAGAAGCCTCTGTCTGACCTGGGTAGGCTGTCCTACATGGCCTACTGGCGAAGCGTGGTGCTCGAGTGTCTCCATGAGGTCCGCGACCGGCAGATCACTATACGACAACTTAGCAAACTGACAGGGATCTGCCCACAGGACATCACCGCCACCCTGCACAGTCTCAACATgctggagcagagaggagacag ACTGGTCCTGGTGCGAAGGGAGAAGCTGGTAACTAACCACATGGCTCGGCTCAAGGCCCGCCCACGGCAGCTGGACGTTGACCCCGAGTGTCTTCGCTGGACTCCCGTCATCGTAACCAACACCGTGGTCTCTGACGCAGAAggagatgatgacgatgatgaggaggaggaagacccCGTGGAGGACAACCGCAAGGAG ATCAAACCAAGTCATAAGGTCACATCGATGTCTTGGCACATGCGGCAAGCAAAAatgagggaagaggaggaagaagaagaagaggaagaggaaaggaagaattTCCTGGGGTTTCCCATTAGCCACAGTTCTCCAACTTCCCCTCCCGTCCGTTGTCCACCTGCTGTTCCCGAACCACAGCGACCCCCTCCCCCAACAAACGGAGAACGCAGGCCTCGTGGACGCCCACCCAAAAACTGGCCATGGGGTAAAGTGAAGGACAACACCCGAGTTGGACGGCCACCTAAGATTCGCCCAGTGCAGGATGAGGacgatgaggatgaggagagaacacagggaggaaaaaacacaggcTCTACTTGCAGCCcaccctctcttttctccctgGACAGAAAAGCAGACTCCACAGCCTTTCACTCTCTGGACATGGCCAGGCACCCCTCCATAACCCCCACGCGAAGAGGGCGACCCCCAAGGAAAAAGAGAGGCCCTAAGCCCAGATTGCCAGAAGGACCTGCAGAGGGGCTGACACAGCTTCCCGTTATGTCCAGGTTGAATGATCCTTCACCTGTTAGGAAGAGCTGCTTCAGTGAAAgcagtgaagaagaggaggaggacgacgatgaagaagatgaagagaggagGGCGTGCTCCCCACCTATCCTCACGAAACCAGCCATGGGGCTCAAATGCAAG AAGCCCGCGAGGAAGCGCCGCTTTCGCCAGCGCAGCCACCCTCACAGCAGCGTGGTGACAGAGACGATTTCTGAGACCACGGAGGTGTTGGATGAGCCTTTTGTAGACTCAGATTCCGAGAGGCCTATGCccaggctggaggaggagacaccCCTGGGCCACCCACTGCGCCGCTACCCTCCAGCCCGATCTGCGATGAGGTTGTCTGACCTAGCACCCAAGAGGGGCCGGCACTCCAACCTCACAGATTCAGAGGAAGATG AGCTAACACCTGTACTGAagtcagcagcagctctgccaTCAGCTCCATCAGAGACCTCAGTGGCCAACCCGGAGGTCCcagtcaagaagaagaaaggctgGCCTAAGGGAAAGAGCCGCAAACCACTGCACTGGAAGAAACGAGGACCTGGGAAACCACCTAGCGGTGGGCCCAACCAGCGGGCGGCTACAGACGGTCAGGTCCAAAGTGGGGACCCTCAACCCGCCAAAATCAAGATGAAACCTGGTCGCAAGCCCCGAAGCTGGTACCTGCAGCGTGCCCAGGAAGAGGCAGAGCGGCAGGAgcaagaaagacaaagactgtTGGACCGGCAGCTGGACAAAGATCCTCAACTTCTCCAGACAGACGACCGTAACAGCAAACGCGTCTGCAGAACCAACACTGACagagacaacaaacagaaagactctgatgaagaagatgaCTACCTCCCCAAGCCTGTTGAGACGAAAGTGCCCAAAAGGCGAGGGAGACCACCTAAGAACCGCTCCCTCCTCCAGCCGCCACAGCCTGCCCCGAAACCACCTCCCACCTCTGAGCcggaagaagaagaggatgaggacgaGGAGACGGAAAGAACCTGGGAAGAAGACAAACCCAGTCGCCCACCATCCCGTCCCCTGCTTTcgccttcttcctcctcttccacctcagGGCCCCGGGCCCCACAGTCCCGGCCTCAGGACACAGAAATGGCTGATAGGGAAGAAGATGACGATGAtgaagagagggaagaagaagaaagtgtcaGCTTGGCCAGTGGCGGTGGAAGTATCAACAGGCGAGCAGCAATCACACCAGGTCCAGGAAGCAGGCGCAATGAAGACCACGATGCTGACGATGAAGGCGACGGACACTTAGAGGACAAGACCAACAACAGTAAGAAGCGAAAAGGTCAGGActcagaagatgaagatgatgaggaagacgaggaggaggagcctgcCTCCCGCGCAAACTCTCCTCCAGTTAAAGAAGAACCCCAAGGTGGAGAGGCTTTTTTAGACATGGAGAACAGCGTGGCCCGGGAATATGTCAgcaagcaggaggaggacgaagaggaggaggaggaggctgaggaggacgTGCAAGATCCCAAGTGTCAGCCCTCTTCAGCCGACCCTCAGCAGGAGGAGAGGCGGcgcagagagcaggaggaatctgctgctgcagccgctgcaGTGGAAACGGTAACGGCCATGTCTGTTCCTTCGGAGCCCATGGAGCTCCAGCCTCTGCACCCTGAAGACAAAGACGTCACGCTGTTGATAGacacccaacacacacatcaacactcCCACCCTCACCAGCATTCTGACTTCAAAGAGGAGCTGGGCCACCACCCTCATCACCCCCATCACCACTCCAACGAGCTGGACCTGGAGACCATGCAGGCCGTTCAGTCCTTGACACAGGGGGAAGCCCAGGATGAAGAGACCGAACCCCAGCCGCACCACGGGGCTTACCAGGACTGTGAGGAGACCCTAGCTGCCTGCCGGACCCTGCAGAGTTACAGCCACACGGGAGAGGCTGAAGAGGAGGCTATGGCCTTAGTGGAGGAGTGTGGGCCTTCCCAACACAGCAGCCCCCTCCCTAATCCTCCAGTGCCTCCCCTGCCAAGTCAGTCTGTGCGCTCTGTGAATAGTCCAGGGCTGCCCTCAGGCATCGTGGACACACCGGCGGGGCAGAGGGGTGGAACACCTGGCCCCACCGGAGCAGGGAGCAGCAATGGAGGTGCTGGAGGGGGCTACACCCAGATCACACCAGAGCATCCTAGTTCTCTGTCTGCCccctcccagcagaacatggagACGTCACCAATGATGGACGTGCCATCTGTGTCGGACCACTCGCAGCAGGTGGTGGACAGCGGCTTCAGTGACCTGGGCAGCATAGAAAGCACTACAGAGAACTATGACAACCCCAGCAGCTATGACTCCACGATGGGCGGAGGGGGCAACGGAACGGGGAATGGGGGCAACGGAGGGGGAATGTCGGCTGCTGTAGTAGCTGGAGCTTCCACGGCATCTTCGTCGTCagtgtcttcttcttccagttccgCCAcaccatcttcctcctcccagtCCAACAGCTGCTCCTTCGTGCCAGCCCCCAGCCTCACATCTTCCACGGGTAATGGAGGATCTCAGCTAGCAATGGGCAGCTGCAGCCTCATCCAGCAAACAGGACCGGGACCCAACAGCGGGCCAGGTGCCAGTAATGTAGGCAGCGCTGTGCCCCAGCcgccaccacccccaccaccgtCCAACACGCCCAGCTGTGGCATTAAGTCTCCTCAAAGCTGCGGTGTTATCGAAAGGCCTCCCAGCAccaaccagcagcagcaacaacaacaacaacaacaacaacaacagcagcagcagcagcagcagcagcagcagccccaaAAAAAGGTTCCTCAGCAGCCCcctcagcaacagcagcaacaagccCCCAACCCTCAACCTCCACCCTCggcgccgccaccaccaccaccgcagCAAGCCCTGTCTCAGTGCAGCATGGGCAACGGCTTCGCCTCCACGCCCATGATCATGGAAATACCCGAGagcggaggcggaggagggggtCGCACCTTGTATGAGCGCATGGGTCAGGACTTTGGCACCGGGGGCTACCCCCAGCCCACAGCAACGTTCAGCTTGGCCAAACTACAGCAGCTCACCAACACCATCATGGACCCTCATGCCATGCCCTACTCTCACTCCCCCTCTGTTACCTCCTACGCCACCAGTGTTTCTCTCTCCAACCCTGGGCTGGCCCCTTCACCGCACACTCCCCTCCCTCAGGGGATGACCCCACCTCCAAACCTTAGCTCTGGCTCCATGAACCTGAGCTCCTTGCAGCTACAATGTAACATGCCCACTACCAACATTGGTCTGGGACCTCCTCCACACACGCAGCGGCTACAGGGCCAGATGGCCACGGTCAAAGGCCACATTTCCATCCGGTCCAAAGCCACTCAGCAGCTGGCCCCGGCCCcgcaccagcagcagctctacAGCCGCAGCTCGGGGGCCGTGGCCATGCAGAGCACTCCGCGCACCTTGGCCGTTCAGCGCGGTATGATGCCAAACCTCATGCCCACGCCGGCACCTTACAATTCCATGAACATGACGCCTCTGAACGCTGGCTACCGAATGCCCCAACCGATGATGAACAGTGGTTATCACAGCAATCCAGCTTACATGAATCAGCCAGCTCAGTACCCCATGCAGATGCAGATGGGCATGATGGGCGGGCAGGGTTACCCGCAGCAGCCTATGCAGCCcaatcaccatggcaacatgATGTACACTGGCCCCTCCCATCACAGCTATGCTAGTGTCCCTAAACAGTCACCTTACATGAGCAGATGA